The Christiangramia flava JLT2011 region GGCCGCAAGATCTATGAATTTGCGCTGGTAAATGTTCCCAAGGCCATGAAAGAATGCCTGGAACAAAGCGGAAAAAACATTGAAGAGGTTAAAAAGATCTTTATCCACCAGGCCAACAAGAAAATGGACGATGAGATCATCAAACGCTTTTACCGACAGTACAAAATGGCGCCACCCGAAAACGTGATGCCTATGACCATTCAGGAACTTGGAAACAGCAGTGTGGCCACTGTCCCGACACTTTTTGACCTGGTCAATAAAGGAAAAATCGCCGATCAACACCTGGAAAAAGGAGATATAGTGATTTTTGCCAGTGTGGGTGCAGGAATGAACATCAACGCCATCACATACCAGGTTTAAATGTACGAAAATACCTATCCGGAAAAGCGCTTCAACAAAACGCTGGCATTTTTACAAAAACATATTCCGCAGCCGGCTAAAATCCTGGATCTTGGCGTGAGCAATCCGTTTTCCGAGATCATGAAGGCCGAAGGTTATGAGGTGCAGAATACTACCGGAGAAGATCTGGACGATGATTTTCATGCGGTACAAACCGGTGAATACGATGTGGTAACCGCTTTTGAAATCTTTGAACATCTACTGGCTCCCTATAATATTCTGAAGGAAATACAGGCTGAAAAACTCGTAACATCGATCCCGCTGAAATTGTGGTTTTCGCCTGCCTACCGAAGCAAAAGCGATAAGTGGGACCGGCATTATCATGAATTTGAAGACTGGCAATTCAACTGGCTTCTGGAAAAAAGCGGCTGGCAGATTAAAGATTCGATCAAATGGGCACACCCTGTAAAAAAACTGGGAATTCGGCCCATCCTTCGGAATTTTACTCCGCGATACTACGCTGTTTACGCCGAAAAGATTTGAGCTGTAAATTTGATCCATCCTTTTGAGAATCTACATTGTCATACCCGCGCATAACGAAGCAAATTTCATCGGTGAGACGTTGGAATCCCTGTTAAACCAGACCAAACTTCCGGAAAAAATTGTGGTGGTAGACGATAATTCCAGCGATGACACTTTTTCAGTAGCACAGGCATTTGCTAAGAATTATGGTTTTATACAAGTTGTTCAGAATCATTCGGAAGCGGAACACGCGCCTGGCAGCAAGGTGATCAATGCGTTTTACAAAGGCTATTACGAGCTCGACGATCAGTTTGACGTTATTTGCAAATTTGATGCTGACCTGATTTTCCCAAACAATTACCTGGAAACCATTGCCAGGCATTTTCAAAGCGATCCCAAAATTGGAATGGCCGGAGGCTTTTGCAGTATTCAGAAAGGAACTCACTGGCAAACCGAAAACCTCACCGGGAAAGACCATATTCGCGGCGCTTTGAAAGCTTACCGCAAACACTGCTTTATACAGATCGGGGAATTGAAACCTGCAATGGGTTGGGACACTGCTGACGAATTGCTGGCACGTTATCACGACTGGAAAGTGGTGACCGACGAGCGCTTGCTGGTCAAACATCTTCGCCCTACGGGCATGAGCTATTTCGAACATTCCGGTTACCGCCAGGGAGAAGCTTTTTATCGTTTGCGATATGGTTTCAGTCTTACACTGATCGCTTCCGCGAAACTGGCGGCAATGAAAATGAACCCATTCGCTTTTCTTCATTATGTTGGCGGCT contains the following coding sequences:
- a CDS encoding class I SAM-dependent methyltransferase; the protein is MYENTYPEKRFNKTLAFLQKHIPQPAKILDLGVSNPFSEIMKAEGYEVQNTTGEDLDDDFHAVQTGEYDVVTAFEIFEHLLAPYNILKEIQAEKLVTSIPLKLWFSPAYRSKSDKWDRHYHEFEDWQFNWLLEKSGWQIKDSIKWAHPVKKLGIRPILRNFTPRYYAVYAEKI
- a CDS encoding glycosyltransferase, whose product is MRIYIVIPAHNEANFIGETLESLLNQTKLPEKIVVVDDNSSDDTFSVAQAFAKNYGFIQVVQNHSEAEHAPGSKVINAFYKGYYELDDQFDVICKFDADLIFPNNYLETIARHFQSDPKIGMAGGFCSIQKGTHWQTENLTGKDHIRGALKAYRKHCFIQIGELKPAMGWDTADELLARYHDWKVVTDERLLVKHLRPTGMSYFEHSGYRQGEAFYRLRYGFSLTLIASAKLAAMKMNPFAFLHYVGGYLRAAKKKRPFLVSAEEGRFIRKLRWANIRKKLF